The proteins below are encoded in one region of Candidatus Saganbacteria bacterium:
- a CDS encoding DUF3467 domain-containing protein: protein MQQQEIKITLDEKTAGGAYSNVALISHNENEFIADFIFAQPPVGRVNARVIMSPSHAKRLLKALSQNIEMFEKKFGAIKEEQDAPDMRINLSAN, encoded by the coding sequence ATGCAGCAACAGGAGATCAAAATAACTTTAGACGAAAAGACCGCGGGGGGGGCTTATTCCAATGTCGCTCTGATATCGCATAACGAGAACGAGTTCATAGCCGATTTTATTTTCGCGCAGCCGCCGGTAGGGCGGGTCAACGCGAGGGTGATAATGTCGCCTTCCCACGCAAAAAGACTTCTCAAGGCACTGTCGCAGAACATCGAGATGTTCGAAAAAAAGTTCGGCGCGATAAAGGAAGAACAGGACGCTCCGGACATGAGGATCAACCTGAGCGCGAATTAA
- a CDS encoding protease inhibitor I42 family protein, producing the protein MNKFVITIYSVFLITMACILTSPGLAGVHQITEEINVKAGETFTFTLDSNPTTGFSWQVAPPLDRNYLRLMGSVFHRPDTTLTGAPGKETWTFKAVKKGNAFIKMIYARSWEKNVPPAAIRTCKIKII; encoded by the coding sequence ATGAATAAATTCGTAATAACAATATACTCTGTCTTTCTCATCACCATGGCCTGCATTTTAACTTCCCCGGGCCTTGCCGGTGTTCATCAAATAACCGAAGAGATAAACGTGAAGGCCGGCGAGACCTTCACATTCACGCTTGATTCCAACCCGACCACCGGCTTCAGCTGGCAGGTCGCGCCTCCTTTGGACAGGAATTATTTAAGGCTCATGGGTTCAGTGTTCCACAGGCCGGACACGACCTTGACGGGTGCTCCGGGAAAAGAAACATGGACCTTCAAAGCCGTCAAAAAAGGGAACGCCTTTATCAAAATGATATACGCACGGTCCTGGGAAAAGAATGTCCCTCCTGCCGCGATCCGAACCTGCAAGATCAAGATCATTTAA